The Alphaproteobacteria bacterium genome contains a region encoding:
- a CDS encoding outer membrane beta-barrel protein, with the protein MRSLKVALFAGAAIAAAFTSAQAADLGPIMQAPQPIQQVAIADTGGWYLRGDIGIGVQHFTEFDHTQTNSAFVWPASWRIDQRDMGDAVFLGAGIGYQWNSWLRFDATAEYRMKNSFKAIGSYTEFCPSGRCFDVYEGNHSAFVFMANGYIDLGTWMCLTPFVGAGVGVARHSITGLTDVGYVSGSTGFGYASNNDFAEWKFAWALHAGVAYNVSNNFKVELAYRYLNMGNVNTSIIDCASAGCSTGGGPRAFYTFTNMDSQDIKLGMRWMLTPDVVAPVYQPPLMRKG; encoded by the coding sequence ATGCGCAGTCTCAAAGTTGCTCTGTTTGCCGGCGCGGCGATCGCGGCGGCCTTCACCTCGGCCCAAGCGGCCGATCTCGGTCCGATCATGCAGGCGCCGCAGCCGATTCAGCAGGTCGCGATCGCGGACACCGGCGGCTGGTATCTGCGCGGCGATATCGGCATCGGCGTGCAGCACTTCACCGAATTCGACCACACCCAGACCAACTCGGCCTTCGTGTGGCCCGCGAGCTGGCGCATCGATCAGCGCGATATGGGCGACGCGGTCTTCCTCGGCGCCGGTATCGGCTATCAGTGGAATTCGTGGCTTCGCTTCGATGCCACCGCCGAATACCGCATGAAGAACTCGTTCAAGGCGATCGGCAGCTACACCGAATTCTGCCCGTCCGGCCGCTGCTTCGACGTTTACGAAGGCAATCATTCGGCCTTCGTGTTCATGGCAAACGGCTACATCGATCTCGGCACCTGGATGTGCCTGACGCCGTTCGTCGGCGCTGGCGTCGGCGTTGCGCGTCACTCGATCACCGGCCTGACCGATGTTGGCTACGTCAGCGGCAGCACCGGCTTTGGCTATGCGTCGAACAACGACTTCGCCGAATGGAAGTTCGCCTGGGCGCTCCACGCCGGCGTCGCCTACAACGTCAGCAACAACTTCAAGGTCGAACTTGCCTATCGCTACCTGAACATGGGCAACGTCAACACCTCGATCATCGACTGCGCGAGCGCCGGATGCTCGACGGGCGGCGGGCCGCGCGCCTTCTACACCTTCACCAACATGGACTCGCAGGACATCAAGCTGGGCATGCGCTGGATGCTGACGCCGGATGTCGTGGCGCCGGTCTATCAGCCGCCGCTGATGCGCAAGGGCTGA
- the glmM gene encoding phosphoglucosamine mutase, with product MARKYFGTDGIRGRANGVITADLALKVGQAVGLIFQTGDHRHRVLIGKDTRLSGYMIENALTAGFTSVGMDVLLTGPIPTPGVAMLVRSMRADLGVMISASHNPFDDNGIKLFGPDGYKLSDEIEKQVEELVDSDLARRLAGAQKIGRAKRIDGVQDRYIEFAKRTLPRAMEFDGLRVVIDCANGAAYRVAPAALWELGAEVITLGVEPDGFNINRECGSTAPSALATKVREMRADIGIALDGDADRVVIVDEKGHVVDGDQLLAAVAESWREDHRLAKPAVVATVMSNLGFERHMKELGLAVARTPVGDRYVLEHMRETGINLGGEQSGHIIMSDYATTGDGFVAALQVLAVVKKHGKPVSEVCHRFEPLPQVMKNVRYRKGAPLEDTHVKSVIQAAVERLDGHGRLIVRASGTEPVIRVMGEGENQPFIEEIVDGIVDALTRAAA from the coding sequence GTGATCACGGCCGATCTCGCGTTGAAGGTCGGGCAGGCGGTCGGCCTCATCTTCCAGACCGGCGACCACCGTCACCGCGTGCTGATCGGCAAGGACACGCGGCTCTCCGGTTACATGATCGAGAACGCGCTGACCGCCGGCTTCACCTCGGTCGGCATGGACGTGCTGCTCACCGGCCCGATCCCGACGCCCGGCGTCGCGATGCTGGTTCGCTCGATGCGCGCCGACCTCGGCGTGATGATCTCGGCCTCGCACAACCCGTTCGACGACAACGGCATCAAGCTGTTCGGTCCCGACGGCTACAAGCTCTCCGACGAAATCGAGAAGCAGGTCGAGGAGCTGGTCGACTCGGACCTCGCCCGCCGGCTCGCCGGCGCGCAGAAGATCGGCCGGGCGAAGCGCATCGACGGCGTGCAGGACCGCTACATCGAGTTTGCCAAGCGCACGCTGCCGCGCGCGATGGAATTCGACGGCCTGCGCGTGGTGATCGATTGCGCAAACGGCGCCGCCTATCGGGTCGCGCCGGCGGCGCTGTGGGAGCTCGGCGCGGAGGTCATTACGCTCGGCGTCGAGCCGGACGGCTTCAACATCAACAGGGAATGCGGCTCGACCGCGCCTTCCGCGCTCGCCACCAAGGTGCGCGAGATGCGCGCCGATATCGGCATCGCGCTGGACGGCGACGCCGACCGCGTAGTGATCGTGGACGAGAAGGGCCATGTGGTCGACGGCGATCAGCTGCTGGCCGCGGTGGCGGAGAGCTGGCGCGAGGATCACCGGCTCGCGAAGCCGGCCGTGGTGGCGACGGTGATGTCCAACCTCGGTTTCGAACGCCACATGAAAGAGCTCGGGCTCGCCGTCGCGCGCACCCCGGTCGGCGACCGCTATGTGCTGGAGCACATGCGCGAGACCGGCATCAATCTCGGCGGCGAGCAATCCGGCCATATCATCATGTCGGATTATGCGACCACCGGCGACGGCTTCGTCGCGGCGCTGCAGGTGCTGGCGGTGGTCAAGAAACACGGCAAACCCGTTTCCGAGGTCTGCCACCGGTTCGAGCCGCTGCCGCAGGTGATGAAGAACGTGCGCTACCGCAAGGGAGCGCCGCTCGAGGATACACATGTGAAGTCCGTCATCCAGGCCGCGGTGGAACGCCTCGACGGACATGGGCGGCTGATCGTGCGTGCCTCCGGAACCGAGCCGGTGATCCGCGTGATGGGCGAGGGCGAGAACCAGCCCTTCATCGAGGAGATCGTCGACGGCATCGTCGATGCCCTGACCAGGGCGGCGGCGTAG
- a CDS encoding outer membrane beta-barrel protein, giving the protein MRRLLLCGVAIIGMGLEANAADMPDFLRGSSTVIAAPGGPRWDGFYVGGVVGWSVPGVDFTNNMSNLSTLVSTSGGTNVTASALGNNDSTATHFGGFVGYQQQWDGAVVGIEGTYNWIGKSITAVNALSGNFGSPTDQLIFSAAGSATAHIIDYGTIRIKGGWAASSMFMPYATFGLAIGRMDITRAAVITPTATSGTPPGTFVPGPFTVSESLNNQFGYGYAAGLGVDMCLMANLFARVEYEYVQFPDFQGLNAHLHNVRVGAAFKF; this is encoded by the coding sequence ATGCGGCGTCTGTTGCTTTGCGGAGTTGCGATCATCGGAATGGGGCTCGAGGCGAATGCTGCCGACATGCCGGATTTCCTGCGCGGATCGAGCACGGTGATCGCCGCGCCCGGCGGTCCGCGCTGGGACGGGTTCTATGTCGGCGGTGTCGTCGGCTGGAGCGTGCCCGGCGTCGACTTCACCAACAACATGTCCAATCTGAGCACTCTGGTGAGTACGAGCGGTGGGACGAACGTCACTGCGTCTGCGCTCGGCAACAACGATTCCACCGCCACACATTTCGGTGGCTTCGTCGGCTACCAGCAGCAGTGGGATGGTGCGGTGGTCGGCATCGAAGGCACCTACAACTGGATCGGCAAGTCGATCACGGCGGTCAACGCGCTGAGCGGAAACTTCGGTTCGCCGACGGACCAGCTGATCTTCTCGGCCGCCGGCTCGGCGACGGCGCACATCATCGATTACGGCACGATCCGCATCAAAGGCGGCTGGGCCGCGAGCAGCATGTTCATGCCCTATGCGACGTTCGGCCTTGCGATCGGCCGCATGGACATCACGCGCGCCGCGGTGATCACGCCGACGGCGACCAGCGGCACACCGCCCGGCACGTTCGTGCCGGGGCCCTTCACGGTCTCCGAGAGCCTCAACAACCAGTTCGGCTACGGCTACGCGGCCGGCCTCGGCGTCGACATGTGCCTGATGGCGAACCTGTTCGCGCGCGTCGAATACGAATATGTGCAGTTCCCGGACTTCCAGGGCTTGAATGCGCACCTGCACAATGTGCGCGTCGGCGCTGCATTCAAGTTCTAG
- a CDS encoding rhodanese-like domain-containing protein: MRHVRRVSAEKLRAMLLDGGELALIDVREERIFSENHLLFARCLPLSRLELRMARLVPRRATRIVLVDDADGLAERAAAVLGQAGYTDVSLLDGGNAAWEAAGYELFSGVNVPSKAFGELVEHENGTPSISAEELNTLMQSGADMVVLDSRPFDEFFRVSIPTGVDVPGAELVLHVHDMAPKPETLVVVNCAGRTRSIIGAQSLINAGVPNKVVALRNGTMGWSLAGFAPDSGQSRRAPAVSHGALAWAKTAAEEVARKLDIRSIDQTTLGAFRADASRTTYLFDVRDPREYATGHVAGAISAPGGQLVQATDQYAGTLNARIVLVDDKAVRAVMTASWLRQMGWREVYVLVAAGEERGFPAADVLGEAPGNAAITCSDLSGLLARNEATVIDLSLSRDYLAAHIPGAWFAIRARLEQFIQREPLRRSVVLTSEDGVLASLAVNEARAWTPLSVSYLQGGNAAWRDAGLPLTADEPRMADAPVDAWLKPYERTDGVKQAMADYLAWETDLLPRIARDGCAKFEVMR, encoded by the coding sequence ATGCGCCACGTCCGGCGTGTCAGCGCCGAGAAGCTGCGCGCGATGCTGCTCGACGGCGGGGAACTCGCGCTCATCGACGTGCGCGAGGAGCGGATCTTTTCCGAGAACCACTTGCTGTTCGCGCGCTGTCTCCCCTTGAGCCGGCTCGAGCTGCGCATGGCGCGCCTCGTTCCGCGCCGTGCGACCCGCATCGTGCTGGTCGACGATGCGGACGGTCTGGCCGAGCGCGCCGCGGCCGTGCTGGGACAAGCCGGCTACACCGACGTGAGCCTGCTCGATGGCGGCAATGCCGCCTGGGAGGCGGCCGGCTACGAGCTGTTCTCTGGCGTGAACGTGCCGAGCAAGGCGTTCGGCGAACTGGTCGAGCACGAGAACGGCACGCCGAGCATCTCGGCGGAGGAGCTCAACACGCTGATGCAGTCCGGCGCCGACATGGTGGTGCTCGATTCGCGTCCGTTCGACGAATTTTTCCGCGTGTCGATCCCGACCGGCGTCGATGTCCCGGGCGCCGAGCTGGTGCTGCACGTGCATGACATGGCGCCGAAGCCGGAAACGCTGGTCGTCGTCAACTGCGCGGGGCGCACGCGCTCGATCATCGGCGCGCAGTCGCTGATCAATGCGGGCGTTCCCAACAAGGTGGTGGCGCTGCGCAACGGCACGATGGGTTGGAGTCTCGCGGGCTTTGCGCCGGATAGCGGCCAGTCGCGCCGCGCGCCGGCCGTCTCGCACGGCGCGCTGGCGTGGGCAAAGACCGCCGCCGAAGAAGTCGCACGCAAGCTTGATATCCGCAGCATCGATCAGACGACGCTTGGAGCATTTCGCGCCGACGCGAGCCGCACGACCTATCTGTTCGATGTGCGCGATCCGCGCGAATACGCAACCGGCCATGTGGCGGGTGCGATTTCTGCCCCGGGCGGCCAACTCGTGCAGGCGACCGATCAATACGCCGGTACGCTCAACGCGCGCATCGTGCTGGTGGACGACAAGGCGGTCCGCGCTGTGATGACGGCGTCGTGGCTGCGGCAGATGGGCTGGCGCGAGGTCTATGTGCTGGTCGCGGCGGGCGAGGAGCGGGGATTCCCCGCTGCGGATGTGCTCGGCGAAGCGCCGGGCAACGCCGCGATCACATGCTCGGACTTGTCGGGACTGCTTGCGCGCAACGAGGCGACCGTGATCGATCTCTCGCTCAGCCGCGATTATCTCGCCGCGCACATTCCGGGCGCGTGGTTTGCGATCCGCGCGCGCCTCGAGCAATTCATTCAGCGGGAACCGCTGCGCCGCAGCGTCGTGCTGACCTCGGAGGATGGCGTTCTCGCATCGCTCGCCGTCAACGAGGCGCGCGCCTGGACGCCACTGTCGGTGAGTTATCTCCAAGGCGGCAATGCCGCCTGGCGTGACGCGGGCTTGCCGCTCACCGCGGACGAGCCGCGCATGGCGGATGCGCCGGTCGACGCCTGGCTCAAGCCCTACGAGCGGACCGACGGCGTGAAGCAGGCCATGGCGGACTATCTCGCGTGGGAGACCGATCTGCTGCCGCGAATCGCGCGCGATGGGTGCGCGAAGTTTGAGGTGATGCGGTAG
- a CDS encoding phosphoserine transaminase, producing the protein MTAMPTLRPSVPHFSSGPCAKRPGWTLQALKDAFLARSHRAKGGKAKLKRAIEETRAVLEVPADFLIGIVPASDTGAVEMAMWSMLGERPVTMIAWEAFGEGWVTDVAKQLKLKDVTLVKAPYGKLPDLSKIDPKSDIVFTWNGTTSGVRVPNADWISATREGVTICDATSAAFAQPLDWGKLDVVTFSWQKALGGEAAHGMLILSPRAVARLESYTPPWPLPKIFRMKKDGKVNRGIFEGETINTPSMLAVEDYLDALAWAKQAGGLKGLRARADANAKVIHDWIAKTPWIANLAEDPATRSNTSVCLKIVDPAITSLSIDAQWAFVKGLVALIENEGAAYDIATHRDAPPGLRIWCGCTVEASDVAALMPWIDWAFVQAKAALPKAA; encoded by the coding sequence ATGACCGCGATGCCGACCCTGCGGCCGTCCGTGCCGCATTTTTCGTCCGGACCCTGCGCCAAGCGCCCCGGCTGGACCCTCCAAGCTCTCAAGGACGCATTTCTCGCCCGGTCGCACCGCGCCAAAGGCGGTAAGGCGAAGCTCAAGCGCGCCATCGAGGAGACACGCGCTGTCCTCGAGGTGCCTGCCGATTTTCTCATCGGCATCGTGCCGGCCTCCGATACCGGCGCGGTCGAAATGGCGATGTGGTCGATGCTGGGCGAGCGGCCCGTCACCATGATCGCGTGGGAGGCCTTCGGCGAAGGCTGGGTGACCGATGTCGCCAAGCAGCTCAAGCTGAAGGATGTGACGCTGGTCAAGGCCCCCTACGGCAAGCTGCCTGATCTTTCCAAAATCGACCCGAAGTCAGACATCGTGTTCACCTGGAACGGCACGACCTCGGGTGTGCGGGTGCCAAACGCCGACTGGATCAGCGCGACCCGCGAGGGCGTCACGATCTGCGACGCGACCTCGGCCGCGTTCGCCCAGCCGCTCGATTGGGGCAAGCTCGATGTCGTGACCTTCTCGTGGCAGAAGGCGCTCGGCGGCGAGGCCGCGCACGGCATGCTGATCCTTTCGCCGCGCGCGGTCGCGCGGCTCGAGAGCTACACGCCGCCCTGGCCGCTGCCGAAGATTTTCCGGATGAAGAAGGACGGCAAGGTCAACCGCGGCATCTTCGAAGGCGAGACCATCAACACGCCATCGATGCTCGCCGTGGAGGACTATCTCGACGCGCTCGCCTGGGCGAAGCAGGCCGGCGGGCTGAAGGGCCTGCGCGCGCGGGCTGATGCAAACGCCAAGGTGATCCACGACTGGATCGCGAAAACGCCGTGGATCGCGAATCTTGCCGAGGATCCCGCGACACGCTCGAACACGTCGGTGTGCCTGAAGATCGTCGACCCGGCGATCACGTCGTTGTCCATCGATGCGCAGTGGGCCTTCGTCAAGGGCCTGGTCGCGCTGATCGAGAACGAAGGCGCGGCCTACGACATCGCCACGCATCGCGATGCCCCGCCGGGGCTGCGCATCTGGTGCGGTTGCACGGTCGAGGCATCCGATGTGGCGGCGTTGATGCCGTGGATCGACTGGGCCTTCGTACAGGCGAAGGCCGCGCTGCCCAAGGCGGCCTAG